One region of Syntrophobacter fumaroxidans MPOB genomic DNA includes:
- a CDS encoding heavy metal translocating P-type ATPase, with protein MERMAFRIRGMCCGDEISVLKRQVGPLVGGELNLSFDLLNGKMTVVSSGPPIRAEEITAVVAATGMQAVPWVDFCSGGVCAVEEGLWRRHGRLLLCCASGLLIVAGFLLHVFQNGSFLEALAGGEHAGRPFPPGTVMLYACAIVAGGWNIAPRAFFAARNLQPDMNLLMAVAVVGAIWIGQWTEAASVTFLFSLALLLESWSVGRARNAIRALTDISPRTARFICPTDGDIEEKPVDDVPVGATVLVRPGEKIPLDGTVTAGASWVDEAPITGESLPVEKRMGDPVFAGTVNGEGAIEFRATRPSGDTTLARIIRMVEEGQARRAPAEQWVERFARFYTPAMMILAGLIAVAPPLVLGGDWTGWFYQALVILVIACPCSLVISTPVSVVSGLTAAARHGVLIKGGAFLEAPAHLRSIAFDKTGTLTRGEPRIQEIIPMDDHTESGLLLNAAALESHSTHPLARAILNAAQARGIEYTPARDFTILPGMGARGVIDGRPYWIGSHRMLESLERESPLFHEMACRLEDAGHSLVAMWCDDHICGVMSVADMVRPEAGEVIRELKSLGVRRVVMITGDNHRTAAQAARAIGVDEFHSELLPEDKVELVSKMEQESGPTAMVGDGVNDAPAMTASSVSIAMGAMGSDAAVETADIALMSDDLTRLPWLVRHSRRTLGIIKSNIAFSLGVKALFVVLSVMGLANLWGAIAADMGASLLVIFNGLRLLGDTVPRSPALTGTAA; from the coding sequence ATGGAAAGGATGGCCTTTCGGATCAGGGGCATGTGCTGCGGGGACGAGATCTCCGTTCTGAAGAGGCAGGTAGGGCCTCTGGTCGGCGGCGAGCTGAACCTGTCCTTCGACTTGTTGAACGGCAAGATGACGGTGGTGTCCTCCGGCCCCCCCATACGCGCGGAGGAGATCACGGCGGTGGTGGCCGCGACGGGGATGCAGGCCGTTCCATGGGTCGATTTCTGTTCGGGCGGCGTGTGCGCGGTCGAGGAAGGCCTGTGGCGGCGCCACGGCCGCCTTCTGCTGTGCTGCGCCTCCGGTCTGTTGATCGTCGCGGGATTCCTCCTTCACGTTTTCCAGAACGGGAGCTTCCTCGAGGCGCTGGCGGGCGGAGAACACGCCGGTCGGCCGTTTCCCCCGGGAACCGTCATGCTCTACGCCTGCGCCATCGTCGCCGGCGGCTGGAATATCGCGCCCAGAGCCTTCTTTGCCGCAAGAAATCTTCAACCCGACATGAACCTGCTGATGGCCGTCGCGGTTGTCGGCGCCATATGGATCGGCCAGTGGACCGAAGCGGCGTCCGTTACCTTTCTTTTCTCGCTGGCCCTGCTGCTCGAATCCTGGAGCGTCGGGCGCGCCCGCAACGCCATCCGCGCACTCACGGACATTTCACCCCGGACGGCCCGGTTCATCTGCCCCACGGACGGAGATATCGAAGAAAAACCGGTGGACGACGTCCCGGTGGGCGCCACCGTTCTGGTGCGCCCGGGCGAAAAGATTCCCCTGGACGGCACCGTCACGGCGGGTGCCTCATGGGTCGACGAAGCGCCCATTACGGGCGAATCCCTCCCGGTGGAAAAGCGAATGGGAGACCCCGTATTTGCGGGGACCGTCAATGGCGAGGGCGCGATCGAGTTCCGCGCGACGCGACCATCCGGCGACACCACTCTGGCACGCATCATCCGGATGGTCGAGGAAGGCCAGGCCCGTCGCGCGCCCGCCGAACAGTGGGTCGAGCGGTTCGCACGGTTCTACACGCCCGCCATGATGATCCTGGCGGGACTGATCGCCGTGGCCCCCCCGCTGGTGTTGGGAGGCGATTGGACCGGGTGGTTCTACCAGGCCCTTGTCATCCTGGTGATCGCCTGTCCCTGCTCCCTGGTCATTTCAACCCCGGTGAGCGTCGTCTCCGGGCTGACCGCCGCCGCCCGCCATGGAGTCCTGATCAAAGGCGGAGCTTTCCTCGAGGCTCCCGCGCACCTGCGTTCCATCGCCTTCGACAAGACCGGGACTCTGACGCGGGGAGAACCCCGCATTCAGGAAATCATCCCGATGGACGACCACACCGAGAGCGGTCTGCTGTTGAATGCCGCCGCCCTCGAATCGCACAGCACTCACCCCCTTGCGCGAGCCATTCTGAACGCGGCGCAGGCCAGGGGCATCGAGTACACGCCGGCCCGGGACTTCACGATTCTTCCCGGCATGGGAGCCAGAGGGGTGATCGACGGCAGGCCATACTGGATCGGCAGTCATCGGATGCTGGAAAGCCTCGAGCGGGAAAGCCCGCTGTTCCATGAAATGGCCTGCCGCCTCGAAGACGCGGGACATTCACTGGTGGCCATGTGGTGTGACGATCACATCTGCGGCGTGATGAGCGTGGCCGACATGGTGAGACCGGAGGCCGGGGAGGTCATCCGGGAATTGAAGTCCCTCGGTGTCCGCCGGGTCGTCATGATCACCGGCGACAACCACCGGACCGCCGCACAGGCGGCCCGTGCGATCGGCGTCGATGAATTCCATTCGGAATTGCTGCCGGAAGACAAGGTTGAGCTCGTGTCGAAAATGGAGCAGGAATCCGGCCCCACCGCCATGGTGGGCGACGGAGTGAACGACGCGCCCGCCATGACCGCCTCCTCGGTATCCATCGCCATGGGCGCCATGGGGTCCGACGCGGCCGTCGAGACCGCCGACATCGCCCTCATGTCCGACGACCTCACCCGACTTCCGTGGCTGGTCCGGCACTCCCGCAGGACCCTGGGGATCATCAAATCGAACATCGCCTTCTCCCTCGGGGTCAAGGCGCTCTTCGTGGTCCTGTCCGTCATGGGACTGGCCAACCTCTGGGGGGCCATCGCGGCCGACATGGGTGCATCGCTCCTGGTGATTTTCAACGGGCTGCGGCTGCTCGGCGATACCGTCCCCCGCTCGCCCGCGCTCACCGGAACAGCGGCATAG